Proteins encoded together in one Vanessa cardui chromosome 19, ilVanCard2.1, whole genome shotgun sequence window:
- the LOC124537855 gene encoding lipase 1-like — MAGSISRVIFILCCFVISEQQNVLKKDAFDSVPQLIMSAGYPVEKHRVTTADGYILQLHRIPAGKRTARKTFSAKGKKTVLIGHGLVGSSSDFVMMGPDRSLAYSLADEGYDVWLANLRGTMYSSHQNYTKNDPKFWEFSFHEHGKYDLPASIDKVLSVTGLSKIMYIGYSMGTTTFFVMASERPEYNDKIISFVALAPAVYLANMKPIAEWALRGLKILDRLRVQGIHYLNVRQDVREMIIRSMCYTKMPQDNICTRFIYMIVGNDDEQYNQDITALFLARFQPASFRQLEHFGKIAMTDVFTSWEDGLWGNVRSYNLSNVRVPVTLLYGENDQLTEKSQILRLAEELNATGVLEDVRPASTWSKFNHLDFVFAKDVTSIFNRPLLTTIKSLFYKYGL; from the exons CCGCAGCTCATTATGTCAGCCGGTTATCCAGTAGAGAAGCACCGCGTGACTACTGCGGATGGTTACATTCTGCAACTGCACAGGATACCGGCTGGCAAGAGGACGGCCAGGAAGACATTCAGCGCCAAGGGTAAAAAGACAGTGCTGATAGGTCACGGACTGGTCGGGAGCAGTAGCGACTTTGTTATGATGGGACCAGATAGGAGTTTag CTTATAGTTTAGCCGACGAAGGCTACGACGTATGGCTTGCAAATCTCAGAGGCACCATGTATAGCTCTCACCAAAACTATACGAAAAATGACCCTAAATTTTGGGAATTCAG TTTCCACGAGCATGGCAAATACGATCTACCCGCGTCTATTGATAAAGTGCTTAGCGTGACTGGTCTCTCAAAGATCATGTACATCGGTTACTCGATGGGGACGACGACGTTCTTCGTGATGGCGTCAGAGCGGCCGGAGtacaatgataaaattatatctttcGTCGCCCTCGCGCCAGCTGTGTACTTGGCCAACATGAAACCAATCGCTGAATGGGCTTTAAGGGgtttaaaaatattg GATCGATTGCGAGTCCAGGGGATACATTATCTGAACGTCCGGCAAGATGTTCGCGAAATGATTATCCGAAGCATGTGTTACACAAAAATGCCACAAGATAACATCTGCACAAGATTCATCTACATGATTGTTGGAAACGACGATGAACAATATAATCAG GACATAACAGCATTATTCTTGGCAAGATTTCAGCCAGCTTCATTTCGTCAACTTGAACACTTTGGGAAAATTGCTATGAcag ATGTGTTCACTTCATGGGAGGACGGTTTATGGGGTAATGTGAGGAGTTACAACCTATCCAATGTCAGAGTACCCGTCACATTGCTTTATGGTGAAAACGATCAGCTGACGGAGAAATCG CAAATTCTACGTCTGGCTGAAGAGTTAAACGCCACTGGGGTGTTGGAAGACGTTCGACCAGCTAGTACCTGGTCCAAGTTCAATCATCTTGACTTTGTCTTCGCAAAGGACGTTACGTCCATATTTAACAGACCTCTTCTCACGACTATTAaatcattgttttataaatatgggTTATAA